The Pagrus major chromosome 1, Pma_NU_1.0 genome includes the window ttttccTCAGTTTTAACTCTTTTCTCAGTTTTAAGTTTTTCTCGTTTTCTTTTCTtggaattctgacttttttctcagaattttgagataaaatgtcCCCTTCCACGCAAAAAACAATCagaagaaatgttgaaaaatatgAGATAACTTTTgaccttttatctcataattttttgttaattcttttttttaaacgggCAGAAATGGACTTCCATAAAAAGATATCTACATTAGAACACATCACATGTACAAACCAGGAAAATCTGGTTAACAAACACTGTTAGAGCTCgacaaaaacatgacaactgCAGCGTAAAGGTGGAGTCAATGGAGCAATTCTGCAGAAAGATAGTTCATTGTTGAGTCATCTTCCTGGATTGTCTGACGCTTTGGGTCGGTATTTAAGCGCCAGAATGCAGCTGCAGTTGAGGTTCCTGGGTATTATAGAACTGGAACCACCAGCGAGGTAAACACATAACTGAgaaactgtgtttctgtgttgagGAACATTCAGAAAATGATTTAGAGAAAAGTCTGACGTGCAAATTTGATGTTCAGGAGCAAGCAACCGCTCACACTTTACAACTTCACCGCAAAAACAGGAGTCAAACGGGGTTTACAGCTAATTTTAGGGGCCTCCTGGTTTGTCAATCCGGCCCTGAATGtaacaacaaaagcagagacGTCATTCCCAGGACTGGgtataaaaacttaaaatgtgtCCACAGCACTTACTGAGCATTCCCCTGGCCGTggaataatcaaaaaaaaattgtatctGACTGGGAAAAATTTACACGAACGCCCCCTCATGTCTGAACAACAACTCAGAAACTCTGCGGAAATTCTTAATGTACGACACAAACATGGCTAATGAAAGTAAAAGTTTGGGATGGTAAGAagatttttattcattcaaattcTGCATATCAATATTTTGCTTACATGTAATTTTTGTAGTATGGAATTGGCTTGTAACTGCTGTCCAGAGGGACCGATTTAATAAGAAACGCTATCTTCTACCGTCCACATCGTTTCCACATTCTGAGTTAAAATGactcacaaatacacagaaGTCGAAAGAAAGACTTCCCAACGAGGAGCATGTGAGTGTACGATTGGTATCAAAAAGTGATAAGAGTTGGCATTGAATGTCGGGTCAGATTCATAAtcttgtttacttattttttatcagtcagtttctttatttaaataagaaaCTTGCTTATTATTTGAACCTATCATTTTAGTATTTTAGTTCTTGTCACGCTTGTATGTTTATGTTCCTCAGAGTAAGCTATTAGAAAAAGTAGATATTCAGAACAGAATTTGTGGGTATTGTATTGGCACTAATATGGATATCCAGCTCTGGTTATACTAACTATATTCTTGaactcttcttctgtttgtctctgactTGTAACAACTCAACATCTGCTGAGGATCATTAGGATCTATAGGACTCTCCTCCGCCTGTCAGCCTGCTCCAGTCTCTGTCAGAGCTCAGGTGGTCCCGTCCAGTTTAAGACCAGCCATGGTATCAGCAGCCttttcctcttcaccttcttcttcctcctcttcatcatcatcatcttcctcttcctcctcctcatcatcctcctcatcatcatcgtcatcgtcgTCATCGTCCTCTCCATAGTCGTCCTGCTGGTCCCTGCCACCAGCTGCTAAGTTCTTCCAGTAAGAATCGTACCCCGACGCTCCGTCGTCATAATCGTCGTAATCGTCATCAGCACCTGCCTGGCGGCCGAATTTCAACGTGCGAGCTGCGGAGAACAAAGATGTGATGTTagtaactgttttcatttaatcattGAAAACATGAAGCACTGAAGATCAGAATATACAAGGACATAAGAGAGGTAGAAGATCATCTTGGCCTGTGCATACCAGAGGGTTTGGACTTTGGTGTTTGTATACAGACCAACCACGAATATTCCAAAACATCATCAGGATCGCAGCACGAAAGGTCTGAAATCTGATCCTGGGATAAATGTTGACATCCTGCATATTGAATCCAAACCCTTCATATTCCAGACTTGTATTGTACTTTCTGAAATCTGAAGAATAAACTATTTTGTGCTAAATGAAGTGGAGAGTTTGTTCTTCTGTGTTTGGTTCCCGTGAACCCAATAGTGGTTATTTAAGGCtgaacaacaagaagaaaatcAACCAAGACAATGTGTTTATCTACATTTTAGAAAATCATGTTCATGTATTACAGATTAACTACAgttaatatttgttttagtatttttttaaaggttcGTTTTAGGATATCGAACATTTGTGTGTCTCATAGCATTCACGTCATAAAGCCAAGCAtctgttttcctgaaaaataaatacctGCTGATTGGTTAAATACCCCTAAGGTTGTTGAACAACATTTACTGCTGTTGTGAACCTTGAAACAATCATGATGAAAGacacatggaaaaaataaaaactctatATGCTGCATGACAAACAAAtaattttaacacatttctaaAGTTACATCTGTTTCTTATCTGGGTGGCTGGAACTGGCACAACTTCTTGCTCGTTTTGTATGacgagaaaaataaaaacacattattttgcatgaaaacataaaataatagaaagtaagacagataaagacaaaaataataaagtaacaAAACTTTTTCACGTTTCATGTAGAACAAATATGTAATTTaaggcagccatctttgtttggaTTAAAGAGAAACTGGCTCAGTTTACGAGTATAAGTTAAGAATCATTATTAGTGTACAGCAGGACTGTATCTTTTCATCCATGTGATCTGAAGACCAGCAGTACATTTTAATgagtttgagtgttttttaaagatcaCAGAGTGTTTATTTTTAGGAAGACAGATGCTTCCTGGCAAAGGCTTGGCTCTTGGATTTGAAAGTAGTCAAGCACCGACTCCTTTTAGAAAAACGCTGCTGTTCAAGGACCAATAAATCGTAAATTCATGTGATCTTTTCACACTCATTCTAACTGTACTTTTCAAAGCTGTTGGGGCAGAGCagagcttttgtttgtttaacgCTAACCCCATGTCTCACTCCCTGATGCCTACAAGTCCAAAGATAACAGTCAGATGAGAACAGCGAGTTTGAGAGAGGTCAAATCTGTGATAACACTAAAGGAGAGATCTTCTAAGTGGACCTTGAATTAAGAATGTTTCATCAAATTACTATTTCCATGGTCAGTAAATCATTTCATTATATTAGACCTACTTTAGGTTACACCGCAATACAGCAATGTTGTATTTGATGTAGTCACACAGGATCAAATAAAATATGGTTTTGAGTGCCATTTAATCAGAAGCCCCTCTTTTTGTTAAGAAAACATGtcaatatcacaatatcttGTCAGTTAAAGTGAAATGAGGAAATACAGGAACCACAAtcaataaaagagaaacatttgCTAGAAAGACATTTGCTCAGAGTGGACAAGCAACATTCTAACTTTTATAGGAAATGAAAAGGTCATTTCTCGAAAATGCTGTTTCAAACTCTTtcggttttgtttttttaagtcgAGGCTGTTGCAACTTCCCCCAAATGGCAGATttactggaaaacaaaaacgtCCAGTAGTTTCggctgttttgtgtgtgagacTCACTGGACATGCTGAGGTCTTTGGTCTCCTGGGTCTCGTGACCACACTTTGGGCAGGGTGGACTTTTTCCTTTCTCCTGTTTGAAGACCTTACTCTTGGCATGGTCATCGCAGTAACAGGCCTGAGAGGAAACAGATTAACTTGTTAACAGGATATACATTATCTTGATGTATAACTTTATTTTGGTTTGAAAAATCAGAATGAAACCCAATGATTGTTCAGGCTTCTTTAAGTTCATTCATCaacttcttccttttctctggCCTCAAGTATAGCCTCTCACCTGCCCTATTAAGGATTTAcagctctctttttttcctcctgtacAGTGTGATAAAGCTCTTCAgaccatttcttttttcatttaatgtctCTGTGACAATCAAGCTGGATGATAATTCACGCTGCAGactttgtgttgtcattgttaTCTTGTCACACCGCTATTGAATCATATCAGCTGTACCTATGTAACAGTTAGGACTCAAGCAATTTGGTTTAGTTTCTTTCCTAATGGGAACTTGAACTTGAGCTTTGGTTTCTttggtgggaaaaaaatcaagttcAAGTTCCTTCAGAGGAAAAGTTCAAGGCTGTGTTTATACAACGCTGCCGAAGTAGTCATTCCTGCTCTCCCATCCCTTCTGGTAAGGTAACAGATGAGGGACAAACCCCACAGTTCTTATTCTGTGTTAAAATGCATGCTAAAGTTCAGCTAAAGTTCAGCTAAAGTCTTTTTAGtacaaaatgtgtttccttGCTGGAGGATACTTCCTGTAGTACAACCACAattctgaaaatgtttgtgtaaaaagTCAATGAAAACGGATGCAATAATTTGCAAACGAACTGCGTTTACTAACAAGGGTTAAGTGTTTCGAGCCCACGTAGTAATATCCTTCgtacaatcatttgttttcacaacCTCGCCCCATctttgcttgtgaacgactgagtTTTTTTGATCAATCAACTTTCAACAAGTCAACAAGTCTTTTGTTTCCTGGCCCAACTTGTTGCTgaaatcaaattcagaataaacatacagtattcaCAAAAATCAATAGAGCTGATGACGTAaaacatgtctttgttttgtttccagttgagtatatgtcaaaaaaagattaacaaatcagttttatttatgttttacaaagTGTCCCAACTTTATTGGAATTGAGGTTGTAATTCAGTTGCTGGAAACTCATTAAATTCTTACCTtcagtaagacatttttttattaattcatgcTGACAAAAAGAGCATGTATACATACACATGTATATGTTTGAAATACTTAAATATAAATTCATTAATGGTATGTTGTACATATCCATAAGATTACAGCTCCTTATTCTATGGTGGgaacatgtaaatgtattctATTACTACTGAAGTGAGAGTCATGTTTTCCCAGACATAATCAACCGATTAGGACCGACGGCAACATTTGCATGTCTCTCCCTTTAGAGCCTGGTGCGACGTGAGCGTGCTTTGAATGATGTTGCCCCTTTAAGACACGTGACTGAAGAAATGCATTGTGATTCATTAATGGAAATTAGAGCAAAGGCAATAATTTACGATTTAAGCCGAAGTCCTgaagaggcactatgtagttttggaggagaaattcaaagtcagaatttcaatatgtacaatattaatgaggtaataagaCAAACTCAGTTTTccataaattaataaacaagctgttctcagaggaaaataaggtgcccagaacactgtttgaagctagaaaggtggcagggtccgccaaatgtaaacaaagtaaaacagtatgaaaattgtgttgtcctttaaggtcagtttgtttattcagtcttgaaagcaaagagagtttatttagtttgtttaggcataaaaaaataaaataaaaaaatcaatgaatgacgctctctctcctctgatttaaatcttttttctcaaaaactacacaatgcacctttaagatcCCAAATGGGTTTTATTTCAAGTGTCTATCTGCTCAAGAGGCTGAGAAATACAGGTTTTAGTAAACATTGGCAGCTCTGTCAACTTTTTCAGAAAAGCCCCTGGTTTTAGGGGGCGTTTTCTGGCAGCAGCTTTGACCTCATTTAGAGAATCCACTTTAATCACTCACTTCCTGCAGACATTGGAACATTTTCTATTGTGAACATTTAGTTTCAATTGGTTGTTTACCGTGTGCCGGGGGCATTTCCTGTTGGGGAGAAAGCTAAAAGCAACACCAAGTAAGAGGGAGAATTTCAAGTGACTCTGTCTTATCAGTGAGGAGATGTGGGTTGTTCTTCTTTGTAGTACTAACAATTTGTGATGTGAGCCGATAAGATGGGTGTCGCTTTACATGTAAATGCTTAGTGCAGCCTAAGGAGCAGATAAACATGTTGTGTGATTTGGACACAATAAGCTCCCTTCACTGTGACTTTGGAAGTAAAGATTGATTTTTTCCTCACCTTACAGCGCAGGCAGGAGTGTTGCCCCAGTCTATTACAGGAAACACCTAAAATGGAAGGCAAAGGCAAAACAAAATCACGTTCGCACCTCTGCACACATACCCTCCAGATATTATTCTCTGGAACGGATAAGATACACTCCACTTTCTCCATCAACCACAAATATTACCTTGTGAAAGCAAAAGAGAATGACTCACATTTGTATGTTTCTGCCTGAAGGACTTGGCAGCTTGCCTGGTGCTCAAACTGATCATCCTCACACAAGAAGTTTTGACAAAAGGAACAGCGGAAGATTCGGCCTCCTACTCAGGAAGTTTAAACAGTCAGTGGTGATCTTTGGTGTGACACTGATATGACCGGGTGAATTTCAATCAAACTTACCATGATCCCACACACTGCGCTCACACTCAATGCAGTCTGCATCAGTCAGGGGACACGCACAGGCATGAGTGCTCAGACATTTCCTGCCGTGGCACACCCAAGCTTCGCAGAAGTCACATACTGCCCCCTAGTGGAAGAAAATGACAAGGTTAAAACAAAGACTTCGctcggattttttttttctgaagtgactgtagaaaaaagaaattaaccttgaccaaataataataaatatatatatatatatatatctatatatatatatatatatatatatagatagatggatagatagatacacatacatatatatattaaattgCAGTTTATTGTAAAACCTGCTACATGCTTTGTTATTTAGTAGGTAATACTAACTGATCAATGAGCAATGGGCTCATTCGTTACGTGCATGCTTGTACTTGGTTTATATAATAATTCTGGTAAACTCTTATACACAATAACAGCACTATCTGATACGGTTTCTTGCACGTCACTGATGGTAATTATTGTGGTCATAATTATGTGGTCCAGAGTGCACAATATTGCAACATGTGCACAAAGTATGCCATTGCAGCGTGACAAAAAGGGATGATGGGTATTTGTTCTCGTCATGAACAACTTAATGCACGTTTCTATTGGACATTACTGCCCGATACTGTTTGCACAGATTTCACAACTTCAGTAGCGTTGCTGTTTGTGCATATTAACTGCACTATCTCATTGCTTTGATGTCTGAATCCGTATGATACTGTAGGACAAGTAGTTTGCTGACTTAAGGTCAAGGCAACTTTTACTTTCTCTCGTAAAAGAAATTTGTTTTGGACCGCAGAACATACTGAATGAATAAAGGCACACTTTAAATCACTGGCCTGAACTAAAATAACCAAACACATTATTAACAATTATCATTTAACACTTCAACTAATTACTTTTGTGTATATTGTACATCCCTACAACAACCATAGGTTCACATGGGTCACCGCACAAACAACCATTCTCGCCATGTGGCTGTATCCATCCAGATATGTTGCTAACTTACCACCATGGCCATTCCAGTGGTGTGGATCCCAGGATGTTTGATCACACAATCTGATGACTTCATGCATTTGGTTTTGCCTGACAACACAAGTATGAAACATTACATAGTTTAAATGGGGATttttgtaacaatttgtagcaatttacatgtattaatcacttttttattagCCATaagtgagcagattgtaacatgacgTGAAAAATTAGACCATTCTGGTCTCTCTGGattgtctatacaagcctgtagACGATTTGTTacgttgtttaatgctgctggactgtggatttctttgtgaaggattCGGGTTGGATTTTCCGTGACAGTCCAGAGGATGTTACTTTATGCTTGTTCTCAATTAGAGACTAAAATTAATAACTAAATGAGTGAATAAACTCACGATTTGTCCTGTGTTGCTGGTAATTGCAACTACTACAGAAgagatccagttgtctttgtcTATTTCCACTTTA containing:
- the znf330 gene encoding zinc finger protein 330 encodes the protein MPKKKTGARKKAESRKEREKQSRANRDHVEVAKHPCNVTMECEKCQRKQKNRAFCYFCSSVQKLPICAQCGKTKCMKSSDCVIKHPGIHTTGMAMVGAVCDFCEAWVCHGRKCLSTHACACPLTDADCIECERSVWDHGGRIFRCSFCQNFLCEDDQFEHQASCQVLQAETYKCVSCNRLGQHSCLRCKACYCDDHAKSKVFKQEKGKSPPCPKCGHETQETKDLSMSTRTLKFGRQAGADDDYDDYDDGASGYDSYWKNLAAGGRDQQDDYGEDDDDDDDDDEEDDEEEEEEDDDDEEEEEEGEEEKAADTMAGLKLDGTT